A single window of Thalassomonas viridans DNA harbors:
- a CDS encoding phosphotransferase family protein — protein MEFVFQALPVDPGYEQSCDLVDNSPDEFWQPLLEHLKEKHQLPDGSWQRIRTGANVLFSLDDQLVLKIVPPNWGYQGQAEIDSCSLLGRQLSVAIPEVVASGTVNNWLYVVMTKLPGTSLADVWQDLGHSDKLVLVKQLGSFIRELHQLTLPDDHQMKVNWADYIDKLKQDCLPRHKRKGVDESLVAQIEAYLSGQALVFDDGTDLFIHMDLHPWNLMVQHKEGQYRLSGVLDFGDAIVGRSRLLELLTPLLFMCQGDKALALALLKSYSLLDVDDKEVLRQQLMAIALLRPACDFKFVLSQVPQTGDRDNWQQISRQLFPF, from the coding sequence ATGGAGTTTGTTTTTCAAGCGTTACCGGTTGATCCCGGTTATGAGCAAAGTTGTGATCTTGTCGATAATAGCCCGGATGAATTCTGGCAGCCGCTGCTGGAGCACCTTAAGGAAAAGCACCAGTTGCCGGACGGGAGTTGGCAGCGGATCAGGACAGGCGCAAATGTGTTGTTCTCTTTAGATGACCAGCTGGTGTTGAAAATAGTGCCTCCCAACTGGGGATATCAGGGACAGGCGGAAATCGATTCTTGCTCTTTGCTGGGCAGGCAGTTATCTGTAGCCATACCGGAAGTGGTAGCGTCAGGCACAGTGAATAACTGGCTTTATGTGGTGATGACGAAATTACCCGGCACATCACTGGCGGATGTTTGGCAAGATCTCGGTCATAGCGATAAGCTGGTGCTGGTGAAACAGTTGGGGTCGTTTATCCGGGAATTACATCAGCTGACTTTGCCTGATGATCACCAGATGAAGGTTAACTGGGCTGATTATATCGATAAGCTTAAACAGGACTGCCTGCCCAGGCACAAACGAAAAGGTGTTGATGAAAGCCTGGTTGCACAGATTGAAGCTTACCTGTCCGGTCAGGCTCTGGTATTTGATGACGGTACCGATCTGTTTATTCATATGGATCTGCACCCCTGGAATTTAATGGTGCAGCATAAGGAAGGTCAATATCGCTTAAGTGGCGTGCTGGATTTTGGTGATGCCATAGTTGGCAGAAGCCGCTTGCTGGAGCTGCTGACACCGCTGCTGTTTATGTGCCAGGGGGATAAAGCTTTAGCTCTGGCTTTGCTGAAAAGTTATTCGCTGCTTGATGTCGATGACAAGGAAGTACTGCGGCAGCAACTGATGGCGATAGCCCTGCTCAGGCCGGCCTGTGATTTTAAATTTGTCCTTTCCCAGGTACCACAAACAGGGGATCGGGATAACTGGCAGCAGATCTCCCGGCAGTTATTTCCTTTTTAA
- a CDS encoding S8 family serine peptidase, whose product MKFKLSALTLAVLPALVNASENIEAADKGAYQANSVIVVYKENTTKADRQKARSLVAAKISDIDSDELDDKYRNLANGRMANYKLDKMSVKDALTALRNDPAVLYAEPDYLVSASAIPNDARFDELWGMHNTGQTGGVDDADIDAPEAWDITTGSHDVIVGVIDTGVDYSHPDLTANMWTNPGEIAGDGIDNDNNGYIDDVHGINAINDSGDPMDDNGHGTHVAGTIGATGNDGVGVAGVNHNVTIIGCKFLSAGGTGSTSDALQCIDYMVALKNNHNIDISTLNNSWGGGGFSQALYDSITASSDANMLFVAAAGNGGYDNDASPSYPASYDHDSIMAVAGTNHTDGMYASSQYGLTSVDIAAPATNVLSTVPGNGYSSFTGTSMATPHVAGAAALVLSLNPDLSAVELKELLMNTGDPNPATAGKTVSGKRLNVHNALLEADPAPGFRFSVSPVNTVITAGETATYSFDVSSVADWDGTVDLTMTDSLGTASLSATSVAPGDSFTLTVPTAADTAWGDYEFSVTGTSGELTKTQNLGLYVYPQGLTDFTFDQEVNADIPDNDANGLTSVITITDDITIFGSSTYVNITHTWIGDLIVSLTSPAGTTATLHSQSGGSADNIDQSFASGAFNGEAAAGDWTLTVSDNAAIDTGTLNNWAMTLTGLGEVGPAAPVADFSAEIANLMVTFTDASTDRNNDIASWSWDFGDGNTSSERSPVHTFAASGTYDVTLTVTDDGGRTGTKSMTVVVSDVSIEAKLKRAYKSSLNNLRVDITWEGSAAETVDVYRNGVKLATVDNNGIYRDRERRVDGNTFVYQICENADICSNEVVVEFE is encoded by the coding sequence ATGAAGTTTAAATTATCAGCATTAACGCTCGCCGTATTACCCGCACTGGTCAATGCCTCTGAAAATATCGAGGCCGCCGATAAAGGTGCTTACCAGGCCAATTCCGTGATCGTGGTTTACAAAGAAAACACCACTAAAGCCGATCGCCAGAAAGCCCGTAGCCTGGTCGCTGCCAAAATATCCGACATCGACAGCGACGAACTGGACGACAAATACCGCAACCTGGCCAACGGCCGCATGGCAAACTACAAATTAGACAAGATGTCGGTAAAAGATGCCCTGACGGCATTACGTAACGACCCTGCGGTATTATATGCCGAGCCGGATTACCTGGTCAGCGCCAGCGCCATTCCGAACGATGCCCGTTTCGACGAACTTTGGGGCATGCACAATACCGGACAAACCGGCGGTGTTGACGATGCCGATATCGACGCCCCGGAAGCCTGGGACATCACCACAGGTAGTCACGACGTGATCGTCGGTGTCATTGATACCGGTGTCGATTACAGCCACCCTGATCTGACAGCCAACATGTGGACCAACCCGGGAGAGATTGCCGGTGACGGTATCGATAACGACAATAACGGCTATATCGACGATGTTCACGGCATCAACGCCATCAACGACAGCGGCGACCCTATGGATGACAACGGCCACGGTACCCATGTTGCCGGTACTATCGGCGCCACAGGTAACGACGGCGTAGGTGTTGCCGGGGTTAACCACAATGTTACCATTATCGGCTGTAAATTCCTGAGCGCCGGCGGCACCGGTTCAACTTCAGACGCCCTGCAATGTATCGACTACATGGTAGCGCTAAAAAACAACCATAACATAGACATCAGCACGTTAAACAACAGCTGGGGCGGCGGCGGATTCAGCCAGGCGCTTTATGACTCCATCACCGCATCCAGCGATGCCAATATGCTGTTTGTTGCCGCAGCAGGTAACGGCGGTTATGACAACGATGCCAGCCCAAGCTACCCTGCCAGCTATGACCACGACAGCATCATGGCCGTTGCCGGGACCAACCACACCGACGGCATGTACGCCTCTTCCCAGTATGGCCTGACCTCGGTAGATATTGCAGCACCGGCCACCAATGTACTTTCTACGGTACCGGGCAACGGATACTCTTCCTTTACCGGTACTTCAATGGCAACACCACATGTCGCCGGTGCGGCAGCCTTAGTTCTGTCCCTTAACCCGGATTTGAGCGCGGTTGAATTAAAAGAGCTACTGATGAATACAGGAGATCCAAACCCGGCAACCGCAGGCAAAACCGTTTCCGGCAAGCGCCTAAACGTACATAACGCCCTGTTGGAAGCCGATCCGGCGCCAGGTTTCAGGTTCTCGGTATCACCGGTTAATACCGTGATCACCGCAGGTGAAACCGCCACCTACAGCTTTGACGTAAGCTCAGTTGCGGACTGGGACGGCACTGTCGACCTGACCATGACCGACTCTTTAGGCACAGCCAGCTTGTCCGCCACATCTGTTGCTCCTGGCGACAGCTTTACACTGACAGTACCAACCGCAGCTGACACCGCCTGGGGTGATTATGAGTTTAGCGTAACCGGCACCAGCGGCGAGCTGACCAAAACCCAAAACTTAGGTTTATACGTTTATCCTCAGGGACTGACGGACTTCACCTTTGATCAAGAGGTAAATGCCGATATTCCGGATAACGATGCCAATGGATTAACTTCAGTGATCACTATCACTGACGATATCACCATCTTCGGCAGCAGCACTTATGTCAACATCACCCATACCTGGATTGGTGACCTGATCGTCAGCCTGACTTCACCTGCCGGTACCACAGCCACCCTGCACAGCCAGTCTGGCGGTAGCGCCGATAATATCGACCAGAGCTTTGCTTCCGGCGCCTTTAACGGTGAAGCCGCGGCCGGTGACTGGACCCTGACCGTGTCTGACAACGCCGCCATAGACACAGGTACGCTCAACAACTGGGCCATGACCTTAACCGGTCTGGGCGAAGTTGGACCTGCTGCGCCGGTAGCCGATTTCTCTGCTGAAATCGCCAACCTGATGGTGACCTTCACCGATGCCAGTACCGACAGAAACAACGACATCGCCAGCTGGAGCTGGGACTTCGGTGACGGCAATACTTCAAGCGAGCGCAGCCCGGTACACACCTTTGCCGCATCAGGTACTTATGATGTGACCTTAACGGTAACCGATGACGGCGGCCGCACAGGTACTAAGTCTATGACAGTGGTAGTATCCGATGTCAGCATCGAAGCGAAATTAAAACGCGCTTACAAGTCCAGCCTGAACAACCTGCGCGTGGATATCACCTGGGAAGGCAGTGCTGCCGAAACAGTTGATGTTTACCGCAACGGCGTGAAACTGGCGACAGTAGACAACAACGGTATCTACCGTGACCGCGAACGTCGCGTTGACGGCAACACCTTTGTTTACCAAATCTGTGAAAATGCCGACATCTGTTCAAACGAAGTAGTGGTTGAGTTTGAATAA
- a CDS encoding CsgG/HfaB family protein translates to MRTWLVLCLLALLSACSSVRSLYPPDESQAVKVVPTQTFAELKALPKPRGSIPVSVYAFRDQTGQYKQQANVSSFSTAVTQGSTSILMQALSDSEWFLPVEREGLQNILTERKITRAAYQNEQKETGLEKARELPPLTTAKILLEGGIVSYDTNIRTGGFGAEYFGISASELYREDQISVTMRAVDVRTGQVLVSVSTTKNVLSKEVRAGFFRYISFKRLAEAEGGYTTNEPMFICVKKTIEKAITELVLKGIEKRVWKAQESV, encoded by the coding sequence GTGAGAACTTGGTTAGTCTTATGTTTGCTGGCCCTGCTGTCTGCCTGTAGCAGTGTACGTAGTTTATATCCGCCCGATGAAAGTCAGGCGGTGAAAGTGGTACCGACACAAACCTTTGCAGAGCTTAAGGCGTTGCCAAAACCCAGGGGCAGTATTCCAGTGTCGGTTTATGCCTTTAGGGATCAAACCGGGCAATATAAACAGCAGGCCAATGTCAGTTCGTTTTCAACCGCAGTGACCCAGGGCAGTACCTCGATCCTGATGCAGGCATTAAGCGATTCCGAATGGTTCTTGCCGGTGGAGCGTGAAGGGCTGCAGAATATTCTCACCGAGCGGAAGATCACCCGGGCGGCGTACCAGAACGAGCAGAAGGAAACGGGGCTGGAAAAAGCCAGGGAATTGCCGCCGCTGACAACCGCCAAGATCCTGCTTGAGGGAGGCATCGTCAGTTATGATACCAATATCCGTACCGGCGGTTTCGGTGCCGAATATTTCGGCATCAGCGCCTCGGAATTATACCGGGAAGACCAGATTTCCGTGACCATGCGGGCGGTGGATGTGCGCACCGGGCAAGTACTGGTGTCGGTGTCGACCACGAAGAATGTGTTAAGCAAAGAAGTGCGCGCCGGTTTTTTCCGTTATATCAGCTTTAAGCGCCTGGCCGAAGCCGAGGGCGGTTACACCACCAATGAACCTATGTTTATCTGCGTGAAAAAAACCATAGAAAAAGCCATTACCGAACTGGTGCTAAAAGGCATAGAAAAACGGGTATGGAAAGCCCAGGAAAGCGTCTAG
- a CDS encoding Lrp/AsnC family transcriptional regulator: MKKLDDIDLRILTILYNDADINNKELAAKIGIAPSTCLERVKRLKSSGVIKNAFIDVNFKNIGGNIEAIAAIRLQPYSEEIVNQLRDDLLKLPEIVSLYHMGGSYDYFIHMSVKDSEHLRQFVFNAITSRDEVTTVETSLIFEHSRSGVLPQFDDE, translated from the coding sequence ATGAAAAAACTTGATGATATCGATTTACGCATATTAACCATCTTATATAACGATGCAGATATCAATAACAAAGAACTCGCCGCAAAAATCGGTATCGCCCCCTCCACCTGTTTAGAGCGGGTCAAACGTCTGAAAAGCAGCGGCGTGATCAAAAACGCTTTTATCGATGTGAATTTTAAAAATATCGGCGGCAATATCGAAGCCATCGCCGCTATCCGCCTGCAGCCTTATTCGGAAGAAATCGTCAACCAGCTCAGGGACGACCTGCTGAAATTACCGGAAATCGTCAGCCTCTACCATATGGGGGGCAGCTACGACTACTTTATCCATATGTCGGTTAAAGACAGCGAACATTTACGCCAATTTGTATTTAACGCCATCACCTCGCGGGACGAAGTCACTACGGTAGAAACCTCGCTGATTTTCGAACACAGCCGCAGCGGTGTTTTACCCCAGTTTGACGACGAATAA
- a CDS encoding ATP-NAD kinase family protein encodes MSSFKLGLIINPIAGIGGSVALKGSDGINTPQQALALGATAKSNSRAAQALEVLLPYKDQLVIYTANDLMGAQCAASLGFAVETLYHSQGQVTSAQDTQNAVDALLAQDIDILLFAGGDGTARDICQRVGDSFPVLGIPAGCKIHSGVYAVTPKAAGRVIELMVSKQLVTLTEADVMDIDESLFRDGIVKAKRYGEMQIPSELRYIQAVKSGGKESNELVLQDIAADIIEQMDDELFIIGSGSTTAFIMQELGLENTLLGVDVLHQQEVVANDITEPELWSLLNERQAGQVKLVITLIGGQGHVFGRGNQQLSPRIIRAIGKENIIIVATKSKLAALENRPLIADTGDMTLDEALSGYFPVTTGYKDQVLYPLSSPE; translated from the coding sequence ATGAGCAGCTTTAAACTGGGACTGATTATCAACCCTATTGCCGGTATCGGCGGCAGTGTCGCCCTAAAGGGCAGTGACGGCATAAATACCCCGCAACAGGCGCTGGCCCTGGGGGCGACGGCAAAGTCGAATTCGCGCGCTGCCCAGGCGCTGGAAGTGTTATTGCCCTATAAAGATCAGCTGGTTATCTATACCGCGAATGACCTGATGGGGGCGCAGTGTGCAGCTTCCCTGGGGTTTGCGGTGGAAACCCTGTATCACAGCCAAGGGCAGGTTACTTCGGCCCAGGATACCCAAAATGCGGTTGATGCCCTGTTGGCCCAAGATATCGATATTTTGTTGTTTGCCGGCGGTGACGGTACCGCCCGCGATATTTGCCAGCGGGTTGGCGACAGCTTTCCGGTACTTGGGATCCCCGCCGGTTGTAAAATCCATTCGGGGGTGTATGCTGTAACCCCTAAGGCCGCCGGCCGGGTGATCGAATTAATGGTGTCCAAACAGCTGGTGACCTTGACCGAAGCCGATGTGATGGATATTGATGAAAGTCTGTTCCGAGACGGTATCGTTAAGGCAAAACGCTACGGTGAAATGCAGATCCCCAGCGAATTACGTTATATCCAGGCGGTTAAGTCCGGCGGGAAAGAATCCAATGAACTGGTGCTGCAGGATATTGCCGCCGATATTATCGAGCAGATGGACGACGAGTTATTTATTATCGGCTCCGGCTCAACTACGGCTTTTATTATGCAAGAGCTTGGGCTGGAAAATACCCTGCTGGGAGTGGATGTATTGCATCAGCAGGAGGTGGTGGCCAACGACATCACAGAGCCTGAGTTGTGGTCCCTGCTAAATGAGCGCCAGGCCGGACAGGTGAAGCTGGTGATCACCTTAATAGGTGGCCAGGGGCATGTTTTTGGCCGCGGCAACCAACAGCTGAGCCCGAGGATCATCAGGGCGATCGGCAAAGAAAATATTATCATCGTGGCCACGAAAAGCAAGCTGGCGGCACTGGAAAACCGACCCTTGATTGCCGATACCGGTGATATGACCCTGGATGAAGCCCTGAGCGGTTATTTTCCGGTAACCACAGGTTATAAAGATCAGGTGCTTTATCCTCTCTCCAGTCCGGAATAG
- a CDS encoding curli assembly protein CsgF: MLIKAVKSRLSIVAVNLLLALPVTATELVYQPINPSFGGNPMNGSYLLNKAQAQNKHKASVDEKSYADKFQESLERSYINQMVRKITDEAFGETNGAFAEDTIFTSGDYEILIMGSNPDTIIVQISNSVTGEVTMIEVPRYDDPTAGVDLP, translated from the coding sequence ATGTTAATAAAAGCGGTGAAAAGCCGGTTATCTATAGTGGCGGTTAATCTTTTACTGGCTTTGCCGGTGACGGCGACCGAGCTGGTGTACCAGCCCATCAACCCCAGCTTCGGCGGTAACCCCATGAACGGCAGTTATCTGCTCAATAAAGCCCAGGCGCAAAATAAACATAAAGCCTCGGTAGATGAAAAATCCTATGCTGACAAGTTCCAGGAATCGCTGGAACGCTCCTACATTAATCAGATGGTGAGGAAGATAACTGATGAAGCCTTCGGTGAAACCAACGGTGCCTTTGCTGAGGACACTATTTTTACCAGCGGCGATTATGAAATCCTGATCATGGGCAGCAATCCCGACACCATAATCGTGCAAATCTCCAACAGCGTTACCGGTGAAGTGACTATGATCGAAGTTCCCCGGTATGACGATCCCACGGCCGGAGTGGACCTGCCATGA
- a CDS encoding elongation factor P hydroxylase yields the protein MLHSYQDLITLFDSGLGAQFNTRLIKGEDEPVYLPAGENCPYHQIIFAHGYYASALHEIAHWCIAGEARRLLEDFGYWYLPDGRNEKQQKEFEQVEVKPQAVEWAFCVAANKRFNVSADNLNGAGADTMAFKLAVYQQVLDYLETGFPPRAQTFIDILAGFYRVKTPLTTEDFKLDPHLQEMWQQRYRQPATAEEEETV from the coding sequence ATGTTACATAGTTACCAGGATCTGATCACGCTTTTTGATTCGGGCTTAGGTGCGCAATTTAATACCCGTTTGATTAAGGGAGAAGATGAACCTGTTTATCTTCCCGCCGGGGAAAATTGTCCCTATCACCAGATTATTTTTGCCCACGGCTATTATGCCAGTGCTTTGCATGAGATTGCCCACTGGTGCATAGCCGGCGAGGCGCGGCGCTTGCTGGAAGATTTCGGTTACTGGTATTTGCCCGACGGACGCAATGAAAAGCAGCAAAAGGAATTTGAGCAAGTGGAAGTCAAGCCCCAGGCGGTGGAGTGGGCTTTTTGTGTGGCCGCCAATAAGCGTTTTAATGTCTCTGCCGACAACCTTAACGGCGCCGGTGCCGATACTATGGCGTTTAAGCTGGCGGTTTATCAGCAGGTGCTGGATTATCTTGAAACCGGCTTCCCCCCAAGGGCACAGACTTTCATTGACATCCTGGCCGGTTTCTACCGGGTAAAGACGCCGTTAACGACCGAAGATTTTAAGCTGGACCCGCATTTACAGGAGATGTGGCAGCAAAGATACCGGCAGCCAGCAACCGCCGAAGAGGAAGAAACCGTATGA
- a CDS encoding YfcL family protein, with protein sequence MQLTNLASLYQYFDDMAASDADSDTLFASSYIRGFISLAASIYGDEQQTLSARLAQDVSEQLHQARTELAPQDRQLVNNFWLELQAHFAA encoded by the coding sequence ATGCAGTTAACCAATTTAGCTTCTCTCTATCAGTATTTCGATGACATGGCGGCCTCAGATGCCGACAGTGATACCCTGTTTGCCAGCAGCTATATCCGCGGCTTTATCAGCCTGGCCGCCAGCATCTATGGCGATGAGCAGCAGACATTATCCGCGCGGCTGGCACAGGATGTCAGCGAGCAACTGCACCAGGCAAGAACCGAGCTGGCGCCGCAGGACAGGCAACTGGTGAATAATTTCTGGCTGGAATTACAGGCACATTTTGCCGCTTAG
- a CDS encoding CsgE family curli-type amyloid fiber assembly protein translates to MMLKSLLLLGFFFLPFMAPADDVEIDGLFLDNSKSQQGHEFAYQFSRLWQEMPNTQGINVQITEQIVPRAGTKLTLLMNHKIIYVTHLGRRRTPIKDKVEQAIFILIDAMAKAQLSHQSPDMAESGW, encoded by the coding sequence ATGATGTTAAAATCCCTGTTACTGCTAGGCTTTTTTTTTCTTCCGTTTATGGCGCCGGCAGATGATGTGGAAATAGATGGCTTATTTCTCGATAACAGCAAAAGCCAGCAGGGACATGAATTTGCCTATCAATTTAGCCGGTTATGGCAGGAAATGCCCAATACCCAGGGCATTAATGTGCAAATTACCGAACAAATCGTGCCGCGTGCCGGGACAAAACTAACCCTGCTGATGAATCATAAGATTATTTATGTCACCCATCTTGGCCGCCGGCGTACACCGATCAAAGACAAAGTCGAGCAGGCAATTTTTATTCTGATAGATGCTATGGCCAAGGCGCAATTGAGCCACCAGAGTCCGGATATGGCCGAAAGCGGCTGGTAG
- a CDS encoding helix-turn-helix transcriptional regulator — MNSMDMGKLNAFVLTATGNNVSDTSANLKPGLIQDTDQEALRHFIGLAGTCNMELTTGNELPAAADRKNYQLYFINLQKSSWEKQIPDTILQLAAQVRTILFNACEDAFCDKQALLSGIEGVFYHNDRPEIILRGLTRIQQNERWFKRDTMNNALADLLKARQENPLAADSRLTEVNFPTLTKREKTIIHLVSSGAQNKEIADQLHISTNTVKTHIYSLFRKTSSRNRIELITWSQQYRSLPH; from the coding sequence ATGAACTCAATGGACATGGGAAAACTGAATGCTTTTGTTCTTACGGCTACCGGGAACAATGTCAGTGACACATCTGCTAACCTCAAGCCAGGCTTAATTCAAGATACAGATCAGGAGGCTTTAAGACACTTTATCGGACTCGCCGGCACCTGCAATATGGAGCTGACCACAGGCAATGAATTGCCCGCCGCTGCCGACAGAAAAAATTATCAGCTCTACTTCATTAATTTGCAAAAAAGCTCATGGGAAAAACAAATCCCCGACACCATTTTGCAGTTGGCCGCCCAGGTAAGGACCATTCTTTTTAATGCCTGCGAAGATGCCTTTTGCGACAAACAAGCTTTGTTATCGGGTATTGAAGGGGTTTTTTACCATAATGACCGGCCGGAAATTATCCTCAGGGGCCTGACCCGGATACAGCAAAATGAACGCTGGTTTAAACGGGATACCATGAACAATGCCCTGGCGGATTTATTAAAGGCAAGGCAGGAGAATCCGTTAGCGGCCGACAGCCGCCTGACGGAAGTCAATTTTCCCACCCTGACCAAGCGGGAAAAAACCATTATCCACCTGGTGTCGAGCGGCGCGCAAAACAAGGAAATTGCCGATCAGCTGCATATCAGCACCAATACCGTCAAAACCCATATTTACAGCCTGTTTCGCAAAACCAGCTCCCGTAACCGGATCGAGCTGATCACCTGGTCGCAGCAATACAGATCCCTGCCCCACTAA
- the mnmC gene encoding bifunctional tRNA (5-methylaminomethyl-2-thiouridine)(34)-methyltransferase MnmD/FAD-dependent 5-carboxymethylaminomethyl-2-thiouridine(34) oxidoreductase MnmC, whose translation MNKDNQISFGPDGAPFSEQFQDIYFDSNSGCQQSSAVFIQGNDIFNRLVQGQTPLTIAETGFGSGLNFLLTLQVYQKAQQERGKKPLLPLTFISVEKYPLTKEQLKKSLAILPELAEYTRSLVEQYPEKCEQMWQGKFLDGQVTLQLYFDDAASAFSGLKSKKSGLIDAWYLDGFSPRKNPDMWHPPLFEQIARLSKEQASVATFTVAGLVRRQLAEIGFRLEKKATGGKKKQMLTGIFQQGKNSGKGYRLRPGISKPHQVGIIGGGIASACAAYALTRLGVKVNLYCRDSAVAQGASSNAIGALYPLLHQQADDISLFYQQAFNRARALYRQVSDEGHEFPHQWCGLLEVSYKESLQKRQQVFEQLKSWPKTLIHGVDAEKANQLAGLDVGFGGLFMPGAGWIAPGELVKTLFDAAQATNRLKIKTDINIDRISQNEDLSWQLHSGQNSFHEKVLIICGGAESIKLNISDQLPLSSVRGQVSSMPSNQNIGELNTVLCHKGYLTPQHNNQHCIGATFEKNSFDTDARAEDDAYNLNMLDTCLPGLSPWSAEDVAASKARLRCMTPDHLPVVGPMPDIEAHKTLYAHLSKDKNWRYNQAAPVIDNLYLMTGLGARGLCSAPLLADILAADICGTPYPVDTQMLFNLAPNRFVIRDLIKGKVKDKS comes from the coding sequence GTGAACAAAGATAACCAGATTTCTTTCGGCCCCGACGGCGCCCCTTTTTCAGAACAGTTTCAAGACATTTATTTCGACTCCAATTCCGGCTGCCAGCAAAGCAGCGCCGTCTTTATCCAGGGCAATGACATCTTTAACCGCCTGGTACAGGGACAAACACCGTTAACCATAGCCGAAACCGGCTTTGGCAGCGGATTAAATTTTCTGCTCACCTTACAGGTGTATCAAAAAGCACAGCAAGAGCGCGGAAAAAAGCCCTTATTGCCGCTGACTTTTATCAGTGTCGAGAAATATCCGCTGACAAAAGAACAACTTAAAAAGTCGTTGGCGATTTTACCCGAGTTGGCAGAATACACCCGCTCCCTGGTCGAACAATACCCGGAAAAATGCGAACAGATGTGGCAGGGAAAATTCCTTGACGGCCAGGTCACCCTGCAGCTTTATTTTGACGATGCCGCCAGCGCCTTTTCCGGCCTGAAAAGCAAAAAAAGCGGCTTAATCGATGCCTGGTACCTGGACGGCTTTTCCCCGAGAAAAAATCCGGACATGTGGCACCCGCCCTTATTCGAACAAATCGCACGCTTGTCGAAAGAGCAGGCCAGCGTCGCCACTTTCACCGTGGCCGGCCTGGTCCGGCGTCAGTTGGCCGAGATAGGTTTCCGCCTGGAGAAAAAAGCCACCGGCGGCAAGAAAAAGCAGATGTTAACCGGCATTTTCCAGCAGGGTAAAAATTCCGGCAAAGGCTACCGTTTAAGGCCGGGCATCAGCAAACCCCACCAGGTAGGCATTATCGGTGGCGGCATCGCCTCTGCCTGCGCCGCATACGCCTTAACCCGCCTGGGAGTAAAAGTGAACTTATATTGCCGGGACAGCGCTGTGGCGCAGGGAGCTTCTAGCAATGCCATCGGCGCTTTATATCCCCTGCTGCACCAGCAAGCCGATGATATCAGCCTGTTCTACCAGCAGGCCTTTAACCGGGCCAGGGCCCTTTACCGGCAAGTAAGCGATGAAGGCCATGAATTTCCCCACCAGTGGTGCGGCTTGCTGGAAGTTTCCTACAAGGAAAGCCTGCAGAAACGCCAGCAGGTATTTGAGCAATTAAAGAGCTGGCCAAAAACCCTGATACACGGCGTTGACGCAGAAAAGGCCAACCAGCTTGCCGGACTCGACGTCGGCTTTGGCGGCTTATTTATGCCGGGAGCCGGCTGGATTGCCCCGGGTGAACTGGTAAAAACCCTGTTTGATGCTGCACAGGCAACCAACCGCCTGAAAATAAAAACAGATATAAATATTGATCGCATCAGTCAAAATGAAGACCTTAGCTGGCAACTGCACAGCGGCCAGAACAGTTTTCACGAAAAAGTCCTTATTATCTGCGGCGGCGCCGAGTCGATTAAATTAAACATCAGCGATCAGCTTCCCCTCAGCTCGGTCCGGGGGCAGGTAAGCTCAATGCCGAGCAATCAGAACATAGGCGAATTAAACACTGTCTTGTGCCATAAGGGTTATCTTACCCCACAGCATAACAATCAGCACTGCATCGGGGCTACGTTTGAGAAAAACAGCTTTGATACAGACGCCAGGGCCGAAGACGACGCCTACAACCTTAACATGCTGGATACCTGCCTGCCCGGGCTAAGCCCCTGGAGCGCTGAAGACGTTGCCGCCAGTAAGGCCAGATTGCGCTGCATGACCCCGGATCACTTACCTGTGGTAGGGCCTATGCCGGATATTGAGGCGCACAAAACGCTATACGCCCATTTATCCAAAGATAAAAACTGGCGCTATAACCAGGCGGCGCCGGTGATAGACAATCTTTACCTGATGACGGGGCTGGGCGCCCGGGGATTATGCTCGGCTCCTTTGCTGGCAGATATCCTGGCTGCAGATATCTGCGGCACGCCCTACCCGGTAGATACGCAAATGTTGTTTAACCTTGCCCCTAACCGTTTTGTGATCCGGGACCTGATCAAAGGTAAAGTCAAAGATAAGAGCTAA